Genomic DNA from Alistipes indistinctus YIT 12060:
ACCTCGCTATTCCCGTGTCGGTCAAAAGCATGGATACCGAACGGTACGTCTATTGGAGCAAGAAAGCGGAACAGTTCGGCCGTACGGCCGAAGAGATGATCGACGGAACGGAAGAACTTTTCATGCCGAAAAACAAGGCGTTTCAAGCGCAGCAGATCGACCGCGATATGCTTCAGGGGAAAGAGAAACAGTATCAGGGTGTCGAAAAATACACCCTGCGCGACGGGAAAGAGCACACCTTTGTCGTCACCCGGACACTGTTTTCTTTCGGGGATGAAAAATTGATCCTTAACAGCGCCCTCGATATCTCCGAGCTGAAAGAAACCCAGTCGTCGTTACTGCATACCAAAGACGAGCTGGCCCGCAAGAATATGTCGCTCTCTTCGGCTTTGAGCCTGGCCAAAGTTATCCCGTGGGGGTGCGACGTGGAAAGGGACGTTTTCTACTGCGATTACGACGCTTACCATCCCGATCATGCGCCGGAGCCAGACGGACACGGCTGTTACGTGGTTCCGATGGAACGCTATTTCGCAGGCGTCCATCCCGATTACCGGCAAGAAGCCATCCGGATGATCGCGGAGCTGAAAGAAGGCAAACGGACCGAATTTCACGAAACCTACATGGTCCATTGGTTCAACGAACGCGAATGGGAATGGGTGCAGGTGCAGTGCAGTGTTTCCCGCAGAAGTGTGGGCGGGAAACCCGTTTCGCTGATCGGTTCGGCCCAACGTATTACCGAGCAGAAAGAAACAGAACTGGCGTTACTGAAGGCTAAAGAAGAGTTGAATGTCAAAAATGCCACGCTTTCATCCGTATTGGGTATAGCCCATGTAATTCCGTGGAGCGGAGATTTAAAAACAGGCGTATTTTCATGTGATTATAACGACTACCACCATGAAGAAGCCACAGAACCGGACGCAAAAGGAGAATATGCGCTTACATTCGACCGGTTCTTTTCCCGTATCCACCCCGACTACCGGGAACATGCCATCGAACAGTTCGCCGATCTGATTGCAGGACGCATATCCGAGTTCCACGAAGTCTACCCTATCCACTGGTACAATGACCATGAATACGAATGGCTGGAAACCCAGAGCAGCATTCCCAAATATGAAATTAACGGCGATCTCCGGCAATTGATCGGTTCAGCCCGGGTCATAACCGCCCAGAAACAAATGGAGGAATCCCTGCGCATAGCCAAAGAAGAGGCCGAGCGCAGCAACACGCTTAAAAGCGCGTTCCTTGCCAATATGAGCCATGAGATACGCACGCCGCTGAATGCTATCGTCGGTTTCTCGGAACTGCTGGCCGATGCACAAGACGAAGAAGAGAAGAAAGAATATCTCAACATCATTAAGAACAGTAACGCTTTGCTGTTGCAGCTTGTCGGGGACATCCTCGACCTTTCAAAGATCGAGGCCGGAACGCTGGAATTCTCCTTTGCCGACCATGACCTGAGCGAAATCATGGGGGAACTCGAACAGACGGCCCGCATGAAAATATCCGATCCGGCCATAGAAGTGGCCTGTAAGGAATGCATGCCGGGCTGCACGATCCATACCGACCGGGGACGTCTGCTGCAGGTGATGCACAACTTCATCAACAACGCGGCAAAATTTACCCGGCAGGGGCACATCCGTTTCGGCTACCGCAAACAACCGGACGACCGTTGGTATTTTTACGTGGAAGATACCGGTTGCGGCATCCCTTCCGACAAAATAGACAACATATTCGGGCGGTTCGTCAAGCTCGACGCAAAAGCAAAAGGCACCGGATTGGGTCTTGCCATCAGCAAGAGCATCATCGAAAGGTTGGGCGGCGAGATCGGCGTCACTTCCGTGAATGGAGAAGGATCGACGTTCTGGTTCCGGCTGCCCGCCGGATGCGTCACCACATCCGGTTC
This window encodes:
- a CDS encoding ATP-binding protein, translated to MSNASHSPKISDLHGPVFDAIPDMFVLYDKDHTILDILHPKPELMSDRPEAFIGKSMTEERLKQVVGANYHQLEAVISTQKPSRFVFRHKGYRSGKILYYEVYLSWLEAGYVLADIRTVHEKSVALMESEHLHYFFTEVLENLAIPVSVKSMDTERYVYWSKKAEQFGRTAEEMIDGTEELFMPKNKAFQAQQIDRDMLQGKEKQYQGVEKYTLRDGKEHTFVVTRTLFSFGDEKLILNSALDISELKETQSSLLHTKDELARKNMSLSSALSLAKVIPWGCDVERDVFYCDYDAYHPDHAPEPDGHGCYVVPMERYFAGVHPDYRQEAIRMIAELKEGKRTEFHETYMVHWFNEREWEWVQVQCSVSRRSVGGKPVSLIGSAQRITEQKETELALLKAKEELNVKNATLSSVLGIAHVIPWSGDLKTGVFSCDYNDYHHEEATEPDAKGEYALTFDRFFSRIHPDYREHAIEQFADLIAGRISEFHEVYPIHWYNDHEYEWLETQSSIPKYEINGDLRQLIGSARVITAQKQMEESLRIAKEEAERSNTLKSAFLANMSHEIRTPLNAIVGFSELLADAQDEEEKKEYLNIIKNSNALLLQLVGDILDLSKIEAGTLEFSFADHDLSEIMGELEQTARMKISDPAIEVACKECMPGCTIHTDRGRLLQVMHNFINNAAKFTRQGHIRFGYRKQPDDRWYFYVEDTGCGIPSDKIDNIFGRFVKLDAKAKGTGLGLAISKSIIERLGGEIGVTSVNGEGSTFWFRLPAGCVTTSGSAAEAIESPPESPCPDTGQPTLLIAEDDPANYKLFEVMLKKHYTLLHAWNGREAVEIFRANRPCMILMDIKMPEMDGYEATAAIRELSSDIPIVAVTAFAYPEDMRRILSSGFNGCLPKPVSAESLKKKISELCPGK